A section of the Bombus huntii isolate Logan2020A chromosome 5, iyBomHunt1.1, whole genome shotgun sequence genome encodes:
- the LOC126865644 gene encoding anti-sigma-I factor RsgI2-like has translation MNAKLIIIFAFLAVAFAEEQAAGETKKDKRGIYGLGYGGGSYGGYSGGYSGGYGGGYGGGVPVSQVSVLTREVPVPVPHPVAVPVERQVPVPVRVPVAVPVDRPYPVHVPKPYPVPVTKHVPVPVDRPVPVPVSVPVKVPVPAPYAVPVVKQIPVPVAQPTVVVEKYNNGWPGHGSYPSGYSSW, from the exons ATGAACGCTAAG CTCATCATCATCTTTGCCTTCTTGGCGGTAGCCTTCGCCGAAGAACAGGCTGCAGGCGAAACTAAAAAAGACAAACGAGGAATCTATGGATTGGGATATGGTGGTGGTAGTTATGGTGGTTATAGTGGTGGTTACAGCGGTGGTTACGGCGGTGGTTACGGCGGTGGTGTGCCAGTCAGCCAAGTATCCGTCTTAACCAGGGAAGTTCCAGTTCCAGTGCCACATCCAGTAGCTGTTCCCGTTGAGAGACAAGTTCCTGTCCCAGTTAGG GTACCAGTAGCCGTCCCAGTCGATCGTCCGTATCCCGTTCACGTCCCGAAACCCTACCCAGTCCCAGTGACCAAGCACGTGCCAGTCCCAGTTGATAGGCCAGTGCCTGTTCCAGTCAGCGTACCAGTCAAGGTCCCAGTACCAGCTCCATATGCTGTTCCAGTCGTGAAACAGATTCCAGTACCGGTCGCACAACCTACAGTGGTCGTTGAGAAATACAACAACGGATGGCCAGGCCATGGTAGTTACCCTTCTGGCTACTCCTCCTGGTAA